A stretch of the Planctomycetota bacterium genome encodes the following:
- a CDS encoding CpcT/CpeT family chromophore lyase, with product MPATTRTLRSAARGLALSLVAASAAVAQDGPEVGPATAPEPAVPASIFAGQTYDAEQSRLVAMLEGSWRTSEAIGQGEDADRLRLNIVPMESDLLGRVLYVESARESTPWSPVRQAFFRVYRFGDQLRLRTYEFRNAERADVLANLWLAPDAFPIGVVEPSELLATMDIELNPAQAGFDGRTPYAYPTREYDAVEMTTALSIRNDRIISEDTFFGIDGSPKADLPGAGRLTWTRAQPQGEVQRDEDGLITITVNAGEEGAEAAGEGDVIFLDYEGWLTNGTLFDSSYQRGVALRYLYPGRAIPGFTRGTQPTFPDVRRKIIIPPALGYGDRPVGPIPAGSTIIYSIHAKQIEYGDDEPAGETGDAGNAGGEGGGGGG from the coding sequence ATGCCCGCAACGACCCGCACGCTCCGGTCCGCCGCCCGCGGACTCGCACTCTCGCTCGTGGCCGCGAGTGCCGCCGTCGCCCAGGACGGCCCGGAGGTCGGCCCCGCGACGGCGCCCGAGCCGGCGGTGCCCGCGTCGATCTTCGCGGGCCAGACCTACGACGCCGAGCAGTCGCGGCTGGTAGCGATGCTCGAGGGCAGCTGGCGGACCAGCGAGGCCATCGGCCAGGGCGAGGACGCCGACCGGCTCCGACTGAACATCGTGCCCATGGAGTCCGACCTGCTGGGCCGCGTGCTCTACGTTGAGAGCGCCCGCGAGTCGACGCCGTGGTCTCCCGTGCGGCAGGCCTTCTTCCGCGTATACCGCTTCGGCGACCAGCTCCGCCTGCGGACCTACGAGTTCCGCAACGCGGAGCGCGCCGACGTGCTGGCCAACCTCTGGCTGGCGCCGGATGCCTTCCCCATCGGCGTCGTCGAGCCGAGCGAACTGCTGGCGACGATGGACATCGAGCTGAACCCGGCGCAGGCGGGCTTCGATGGCCGCACGCCCTACGCCTACCCGACGCGGGAGTACGACGCGGTCGAGATGACCACGGCCCTGTCGATCCGCAACGACCGCATCATCTCGGAGGACACCTTCTTCGGGATCGATGGTTCGCCCAAGGCCGACCTGCCCGGCGCCGGTCGGCTCACGTGGACCCGGGCGCAGCCGCAGGGCGAGGTGCAGCGGGACGAAGACGGCCTGATCACGATCACCGTCAACGCCGGCGAGGAGGGTGCCGAGGCCGCCGGCGAGGGCGACGTCATCTTCCTGGACTACGAGGGCTGGCTCACCAACGGCACGCTGTTCGATAGCTCCTACCAGCGGGGCGTCGCGCTGCGGTACCTCTACCCGGGCCGGGCGATCCCGGGCTTCACCCGCGGCACGCAGCCGACCTTCCCGGATGTCCGTCGCAAGATCATCATCCCGCCGGCTCTGGGCTACGGCGATCGCCCGGTCGGGCCGATTCCTGCGGGCTCCACGATCATCTACTCGATCCACGCCAAGCAGATCGAGTACGGCGATGACGAGCCGGCGGGCGAGACCGGCGATGCGGGCAACGCAGGCGGCGAGGGCGGGGGAGGCGGCGGCTAA
- the mdh gene encoding malate dehydrogenase, which produces MTTGRAKISIIGAGNVGATCAHFAAAKELGDIVVLDIPDKEGVAKGKMLDLACCGPIERFDSSVVGTSDYADIAGSDVVVVTAGLPRKPGMSRDDLIETNVKIVKSVSENIKQHAPESIVVLVSNPLDAMVYTAWKATGFPTSRIVGQAGALDVARFRTFLAMEIGCSVEDVQALLLGGHGDDMVPLPRLTSVHGIPITALLSEAKITACVDRAKVGGGEIVKLMGTSAYYAPASGTIQMVEAIVKDKKRIIPSAAYCDGEFGGVAKGYFVGVPALLGRGGVEKIVDFDFEGDEAKLFAESVSHVKDLVGVVQKMFPELA; this is translated from the coding sequence ATGACCACAGGACGAGCCAAGATCTCGATCATCGGAGCCGGCAACGTCGGCGCCACCTGCGCCCACTTCGCCGCCGCCAAGGAGCTGGGCGACATCGTGGTCTTGGATATCCCCGACAAGGAGGGCGTCGCCAAGGGCAAGATGCTCGACCTGGCCTGCTGCGGGCCCATCGAGCGGTTCGACAGCAGCGTTGTCGGCACGTCCGACTATGCCGACATCGCCGGCAGCGACGTGGTGGTGGTGACCGCCGGCCTGCCCCGCAAGCCGGGCATGAGCCGAGACGATCTGATCGAGACCAACGTCAAGATCGTCAAGAGCGTCAGCGAGAACATCAAGCAGCACGCGCCCGAGTCGATCGTGGTGCTGGTGTCCAATCCGCTGGACGCAATGGTGTACACCGCGTGGAAGGCGACGGGCTTTCCGACCAGCCGCATCGTGGGCCAGGCCGGGGCACTCGACGTCGCCCGCTTCCGCACCTTCCTGGCGATGGAGATCGGCTGCTCGGTCGAGGACGTGCAGGCGCTGCTGCTGGGCGGCCACGGCGACGACATGGTGCCCCTGCCCCGGCTCACGAGCGTGCACGGCATCCCGATCACGGCCCTGCTCAGCGAGGCGAAGATCACCGCCTGCGTCGACCGCGCCAAGGTCGGCGGCGGCGAGATCGTCAAGCTCATGGGCACGAGCGCCTACTACGCGCCGGCGAGCGGCACCATCCAGATGGTCGAGGCCATCGTCAAGGACAAGAAGCGGATCATCCCCAGCGCCGCCTACTGCGACGGTGAGTTCGGCGGCGTGGCGAAGGGCTACTTCGTGGGCGTGCCCGCGCTGCTGGGCCGGGGCGGCGTCGAGAAGATCGTCGACTTCGATTTCGAGGGCGACGAGGCCAAGCTCTTCGCCGAATCGGTCAGCCACGTCAAGGACCTGGTCGGCGTCGTCCAGAAGATGTTCCCCGAGCTGGCCTGA
- a CDS encoding alkaline phosphatase PhoX produces the protein MSTKSTTLDCGGGTTRRAFLQSAAAVTLGFGGLHRLFERSAFATPATEAIAFGFGPLKPDPSRILDLPEGFSYRVIAKIGDTMSDGLLVPGKPDAMGTFEGPDGKTIIVCNHELDQNMSDGSPFGRRQQRADRVPIDRFYDRSFEEFHCFGGTTTLVFDTRTQQLEKQWLSLTGTMRNCAGGVTPWGTWVTCEETVERASNPDAADRMFERDHGYNFEVPVTAEPSLAEPRPLTAMGRFNHEAVCVDPGTGIVYQTEDRHDGLLYRYIPDERGMLHKGGRLQALVVRGRRSLDTRNWEDQRVRIGERLEVEWLNMDDIEAPADDLRRRGFARGAARFARGEGMWWGSMTGDSRASAYFACTSGGRNNKGQIWRYTPSGGDGGTLELFIEPNDQGMIDNADNLTVAPFGDLIVCEDGSGEQFLVGVTPEGRIYKFARNAWNDSEMAGACFSPDGTTMFVNIQHAGLTLAITGPWQERHAG, from the coding sequence ATGAGCACCAAGAGCACCACCCTTGATTGCGGCGGGGGCACGACTCGTCGCGCCTTCCTCCAGAGCGCAGCCGCGGTGACCCTGGGTTTCGGCGGGCTGCACCGGTTGTTCGAGCGTTCGGCGTTCGCGACGCCGGCCACCGAAGCCATCGCATTCGGCTTCGGGCCGCTCAAGCCAGATCCGAGCCGCATCCTCGATCTGCCCGAGGGGTTCAGCTATCGGGTCATCGCCAAGATCGGAGACACGATGAGCGACGGCCTGCTCGTGCCCGGGAAGCCGGATGCGATGGGCACGTTCGAGGGGCCGGATGGCAAGACGATCATCGTCTGCAACCACGAACTCGACCAGAATATGTCCGATGGCAGCCCCTTTGGCCGCCGCCAGCAGCGAGCGGATCGCGTCCCGATCGACCGGTTCTATGACCGGTCCTTCGAGGAGTTCCATTGCTTCGGCGGCACGACCACGCTCGTGTTCGATACCCGCACGCAACAGCTCGAGAAGCAGTGGCTCAGCCTGACGGGCACGATGCGGAATTGCGCGGGAGGCGTCACGCCCTGGGGCACCTGGGTGACATGCGAAGAAACCGTCGAGCGGGCCAGCAACCCCGACGCGGCGGACCGCATGTTCGAGCGGGACCACGGGTACAACTTCGAGGTGCCGGTGACGGCCGAGCCATCTCTGGCAGAGCCCCGCCCACTCACGGCCATGGGTCGGTTCAACCACGAAGCGGTGTGCGTCGATCCCGGCACGGGGATCGTGTACCAGACGGAGGATCGCCACGACGGCCTGCTGTATCGTTATATCCCGGACGAGCGCGGCATGCTCCACAAGGGCGGGCGGCTCCAGGCGCTCGTTGTCCGGGGCCGACGCAGCCTGGACACCCGCAACTGGGAGGATCAGCGGGTGCGCATCGGCGAGCGACTCGAAGTCGAGTGGCTCAACATGGACGACATCGAGGCCCCCGCGGATGACCTGAGACGCCGCGGCTTCGCCCGGGGCGCCGCCCGCTTCGCCCGCGGCGAGGGCATGTGGTGGGGCAGCATGACCGGCGACTCGCGCGCCAGCGCGTACTTCGCGTGCACCAGCGGCGGCCGGAACAACAAGGGCCAGATCTGGCGGTACACGCCGTCCGGCGGCGACGGGGGCACGCTCGAGCTCTTCATCGAGCCCAACGACCAGGGCATGATCGACAACGCCGACAACCTGACGGTGGCTCCGTTCGGCGACCTGATCGTCTGCGAGGATGGCTCGGGCGAGCAGTTCCTCGTGGGCGTCACGCCCGAGGGCCGCATCTACAAGTTCGCCCGCAACGCCTGGAACGACTCCGAGATGGCCGGTGCCTGCTTCAGCCCCGACGGCACCACGATGTTCGTCAACATCCAGCACGCCGGCTTGACGCTGGCGATCACCGGGCCCTGGCAGGAGCGGCACGCGGGCTGA
- a CDS encoding DUF3179 domain-containing (seleno)protein, whose amino-acid sequence MSGRLKLLLAALAIILAANIGVYTHAPGTRAYPGGVASAHWQEGEPFRRVQREGSVDLRAEYDLDNLAIPEEEIHTLLPRDAIPALTDPPTDRADASGWLRPESRIIVAEVTAENGVARYGVPLQVLDRHEIVNTTLSGAPIAITYCPLCDSATVFSRTVEHDGGERAEGEPPRTTVLEFGVSGALYNSNVLMYDTLYKGLWSQLAMTAVSGPMAGAELDMLPVRILPYERVLAQHPGMPIVNQDTGHERDYTLPAYQGYFSSDRLLVPVRQYDDALARKTLGAGIVAGDEAWFVAEAAIPAEGYTLETPMGAVAIQRSEAGIDFANAPEGVKTAQAFFYSWTAFFPDTVVIGE is encoded by the coding sequence ATGTCCGGCCGCCTCAAGCTGCTATTAGCCGCTCTCGCCATCATCCTGGCGGCCAACATCGGCGTCTACACGCACGCGCCGGGCACGCGCGCCTATCCAGGTGGCGTCGCCAGCGCTCACTGGCAGGAGGGCGAGCCCTTCCGCCGGGTGCAGCGCGAGGGCTCGGTCGACCTGCGGGCCGAGTACGACCTGGACAACCTGGCCATCCCCGAGGAGGAGATCCACACGCTGCTGCCGCGGGACGCCATCCCCGCCCTGACCGATCCGCCGACGGATCGCGCCGACGCGTCGGGCTGGCTGCGGCCCGAGTCGCGGATCATCGTCGCCGAGGTCACCGCGGAGAACGGCGTCGCCCGCTACGGCGTGCCGCTGCAGGTCCTGGATCGCCATGAGATCGTCAACACGACGCTAAGCGGCGCGCCGATCGCGATCACCTACTGCCCGCTGTGCGACTCGGCGACGGTCTTCTCTCGCACCGTCGAGCACGATGGCGGCGAGCGGGCCGAGGGTGAACCGCCCCGCACGACGGTCCTGGAGTTCGGCGTCTCGGGCGCGCTGTACAACTCCAACGTCCTGATGTACGACACGCTTTACAAGGGCCTGTGGAGCCAGCTGGCAATGACCGCCGTCAGTGGACCGATGGCGGGCGCCGAGCTCGACATGCTGCCGGTCCGCATCCTGCCCTACGAACGGGTGCTCGCGCAGCATCCCGGGATGCCCATCGTGAACCAGGACACCGGCCACGAGCGGGACTACACGCTGCCCGCCTACCAGGGCTACTTCTCGAGCGACCGGCTCCTGGTGCCCGTGCGCCAGTACGACGACGCGTTGGCCCGCAAGACGCTGGGCGCGGGCATCGTCGCGGGCGACGAGGCTTGGTTCGTCGCCGAGGCGGCCATCCCCGCGGAGGGCTACACGCTCGAGACGCCGATGGGCGCCGTCGCCATCCAACGCAGCGAAGCCGGGATCGATTTTGCGAATGCGCCCGAGGGCGTCAAGACCGCGCAGGCCTTCTTCTACTCCTGGACGGCCTTCTTCCCCGACACCGTCGTCATCGGCGAGTAG
- a CDS encoding GC-type dockerin domain-anchored protein, with translation MHARPPLASAVALSITAALACPMPAAGQPRLIELPPDFGGLGSRAHAISADGSTQVGRSDDPGQNVVRWMGGGEPDLLGTTILGYAQDVSGDGSVIVGYDYGAFRYTDAEGLVILDELPIPGVSLQVANGVSADGSTIVGYAQTARLRRPFVWTASTGVRALPLAGDADLVEAHAVSGDGAIIAGESGGQAAIWDADRAITVLGVPAGAASSHARAVSDDGLVVAGFIRTGIDRGAFRWTAASGFEPLPLPAGAVGAEAVGISGDGRTIVGSVDAASGPDAAALWSPGLGVVDLNAYLLDAGLDLIGWRLTRATDASFDGTAIVGVGLLDGQQRGFLVTGLPATCRADLDDDGRLTLFDFLAFQTLFDAGDPAADFDDDGRLTFFDFLAFQTAFDAGCE, from the coding sequence ATGCACGCACGACCCCCGCTTGCGTCGGCAGTCGCGCTCTCGATCACCGCAGCCCTGGCTTGCCCGATGCCCGCCGCGGGACAGCCACGGCTGATCGAGCTGCCGCCCGACTTCGGTGGCCTCGGGTCCCGCGCGCACGCCATCAGCGCGGACGGCTCGACCCAGGTCGGCCGCAGCGACGATCCGGGCCAGAACGTCGTGCGATGGATGGGCGGCGGCGAGCCCGACCTGCTGGGCACCACCATCCTCGGCTACGCCCAGGACGTGAGCGGCGACGGCTCGGTCATCGTCGGCTACGACTACGGCGCCTTCCGCTACACGGACGCCGAGGGCCTCGTGATCCTCGACGAGCTGCCCATCCCCGGCGTCTCGCTCCAGGTCGCCAACGGCGTGAGCGCCGACGGCTCGACCATCGTGGGCTACGCGCAGACCGCTCGCCTCCGCCGCCCGTTCGTGTGGACGGCCTCGACGGGCGTCCGGGCCCTGCCGCTGGCGGGCGACGCCGACCTGGTGGAGGCCCATGCGGTGAGCGGCGACGGCGCGATCATCGCGGGCGAGAGCGGCGGCCAGGCGGCGATCTGGGACGCCGATCGGGCCATCACCGTGCTCGGCGTACCCGCGGGCGCCGCCAGCAGCCACGCCCGCGCCGTCAGCGACGACGGCTTGGTCGTCGCCGGCTTCATCCGCACGGGCATCGATCGCGGCGCGTTCCGCTGGACGGCCGCCTCCGGATTCGAGCCGCTCCCCCTGCCCGCCGGCGCGGTCGGGGCCGAGGCGGTCGGCATCAGCGGCGACGGCCGGACGATCGTTGGGTCCGTCGACGCCGCCAGCGGCCCGGACGCCGCGGCGCTGTGGTCGCCCGGCCTAGGCGTCGTGGACCTGAACGCGTACCTGCTCGACGCGGGCCTCGACCTGATCGGCTGGCGGCTGACCCGCGCGACCGATGCGTCGTTCGACGGCACCGCGATCGTCGGCGTCGGACTCCTGGACGGCCAGCAGCGCGGCTTCCTGGTCACGGGCCTGCCCGCGACCTGCCGGGCCGACCTGGACGACGACGGGCGGCTCACGCTCTTCGACTTCCTGGCCTTCCAGACGCTCTTCGATGCGGGCGACCCGGCCGCCGACTTCGACGACGACGGCCGCCTGACCTTCTTCGACTTCCTGGCCTTCCAGACGGCCTTCGATGCGGGGTGCGAGTAG